AGAATATTTTAATGATGACATAAAAATATATCTAACAGATTTATATGATCATGGAATAATTGTATGTGATACATTAGATATATTAAACAGTAGAGTAACCGAACTTGTCCAGCTTTATCATTCTACTATCAGTAATGGAATGAACGAAGTTATGAAAATACTTGCTATTATATCTACAATATTCATGCCATTAAGTTTTTTAGCAAGCTTATATGGTATGAACTTTAAATATATGCCTGAATTAGAGTGGCGTGATGGGTATTATGTAATTTTATGTGTCATGTTTATTTTAGTTTTAGGTATGCTTGCGTACTTTAAAAGAAAAAAATGGTTGTAGTTATTGGAAAAATGCTTTATAATCTAATTAATATCAATGTACTTGGGAGGGATTTATGGGACTGCTATCAATATTCAAAAAAAGTAATGATGAGGAATATTTGAAAAAAATCGAAAAGCTGGAAGAAACGCTTTCTTCTAAAGAAAACGAAATTTCTAATTTAATCAATGAAATCGAATCTTTGAATAAGTTTACACCAAGACAGTTAGAAGTATTCGAAAAAATCTTAAGGAGAACAAAGAAGAAGTTCAAAGACTAAAAGATATTTTGGATTCTTACTGTATCCCTTACAATACTAAAGAAAGATATTCTTACAAAGTAGAAATTGAAAAGTTTTTCTCTTCAAGCAAATTTCAAGAACTAAATACAGCATTAAAGGAAAAAGGAATTACATATCTTCAAGAAATTAATTCTGACTTGCTTGATGCTATGCCAGAAGACTTGAAAGGAATAGAAGAAGGGAAAAAGAAATATCAAGATTATCTGAATAAAAATATTGAATGGGAAATAGTTACTCTTTTAAATAAAGGAGAAAAAATCAGTAAGATTTATAGCAAAACTAGAAAATTCGCTAATATACTTAGTGAAGGTTGCTATGAATTTATGGAAGATATGAGAGATTACGATTTCGATAGCTTAGTAGATGCAGGATTTAGTGCCGAGCAAATAAAAGAATTTAAAGAAAAAAGAGATGAATATTATCTTGAAAAAAGAATAGAGAAATAATTGGAGGATAATAATGAAAAATATATTGCTGGGAGTTACTGGCGGAATAGCTGCTTATAAATCGGCAAATATAGTTTCTCTTTTAAAAAAGAAAGGTTATAATGTAAAAGTTATAATGACAAAAAATGCAACTGAAATAATAACTCCTCTTACTCTGGAAACTTTATCTAGAGAGAGGGTATATGTAAGTATGTGGGATAGAACTCCTCATTTTGAAGTGGAGCATATTTCTCTTGCTCAATGGGCAGATGTAGTGCTTGTAGCACCTGCAACATACAACATAGTAGGGAAAATAGCTAATGGGATAGCAGATGATATGCTTTCAACTGTAATTTCAGCAACTAAAAGTCCTGTATTTTTTGCTTTGGCAATGAATGTCAATATGTATGAAAATCCAATTTTGATAGAAAATATAAAAAAATTAAAAAAATATAATTATAATTTCATTGAATCAGATGAAGGATTTTTAGCATGTAATGTCAATGCAAAAGGAAGGCTTAAGAGTGAAGTTGAAATAGTAAGTATACTGGAGAAATATTTTGAGGAAAAAGAGGTTGATAAATATTTAACAGGTAAGAAAATACTTATTACTGCTGGAAGAACAGAAGAAGCAATAGATCCTGTAAGATATATTTCCAACAGATCAAGTGGGCAAATGGGATACTCTCTGGCAATAGCAGCACGAAATCTGGGAGCAGAGGTTATACTTGTTTCAGGACCTACAGAACTTGATATTCCAGAAGGATTAACAAAATTTATAAAAGTAAGAAGTGCTCAGGAGATGTATGAAGCTGCTGTAAAAGAGTTTGAAACAGTAGATATAGCAATTGCTTGTGCCGCAGTTGCTGATTACAAACCTAAGGTATACTCAACTGAAAAAATAAAGAAAAAAGATGGAGATATGTCTATTATTTTAGATAGAAATCCTGATATTCTTTATGAAATGGGAAAATTGAAGAAAAAACAGTTTTTGATAGGATTTGCAGCTGAAACAGAAAATATTGTAGAAAATGCTCTAGGCAAATTAAAAAGAAAGAATCTGGATATGATAGTGGCTAATAATGCTACTAATATGCAGAAAAAAACTAATGAAATACTTATAATAAAAAATCAAGAAGACATAAAAGAGATGCCTGAAAAAGAAAAATCTCAACTTGCATATGATATACTTAAAGAAATAAAATTATAAATAAAAAGAGAGGATTTGATGAAAGTTATTCATAAATACCTCTCTTTTATATTTTGGGTTATTTGTCATAGATTTTTTCAAATTCCTTAATAAGCATAGGCTTGGCAAAATAGAATCCTTGAACAATATGACACCCAACACTTTTAAGAAACTCTACCTGTTCTTTAGTTTCTACACCTTCACAAAGTAGAGGAATTTTAAGTTCTTTGCAAAGTTCTACAATTCCTTTTATAAGTACTTTATTTTTCTTTGATATTTTCCCTCTTCCTAAAAACTCTTTATCCAGCTTGATTAAATCAAAAGGGATATCTTTTAATAAGTTAAGGCTTGAATAACCAGAGCCAAAATCGTCCATTTGAACACTATAGCCGAGAGCTTTCAAATTATAGATTGCATTAAGGATATCTTTTAAATTATTGCTGAAGGTACTTTCGGTTATTTCAATTTCAATATATTTTGATTCTATACAGCTGCTTTTGACT
Above is a window of Fusobacterium varium DNA encoding:
- the coaBC gene encoding DNA/pantothenate metabolism flavoprotein — encoded protein: MKNILLGVTGGIAAYKSANIVSLLKKKGYNVKVIMTKNATEIITPLTLETLSRERVYVSMWDRTPHFEVEHISLAQWADVVLVAPATYNIVGKIANGIADDMLSTVISATKSPVFFALAMNVNMYENPILIENIKKLKKYNYNFIESDEGFLACNVNAKGRLKSEVEIVSILEKYFEEKEVDKYLTGKKILITAGRTEEAIDPVRYISNRSSGQMGYSLAIAARNLGAEVILVSGPTELDIPEGLTKFIKVRSAQEMYEAAVKEFETVDIAIACAAVADYKPKVYSTEKIKKKDGDMSIILDRNPDILYEMGKLKKKQFLIGFAAETENIVENALGKLKRKNLDMIVANNATNMQKKTNEILIIKNQEDIKEMPEKEKSQLAYDILKEIKL